In Candidatus Desulfatibia profunda, one genomic interval encodes:
- a CDS encoding cold-shock protein translates to MANGIVKWFNNKKGFGFIEQEEGGDIFVHYTAITMPGFKTLEEGERVSFEVEQTDRGPAAKNVVKA, encoded by the coding sequence ATGGCAAATGGGATCGTAAAATGGTTTAATAACAAAAAGGGTTTTGGTTTCATTGAACAGGAAGAAGGAGGAGATATTTTCGTTCACTACACTGCCATTACTATGCCTGGTTTCAAAACTCTGGAAGAAGGCGAAAGGGTAAGTTTTGAAGTGGAGCAAACAGACCGGGGACCGGCAGCTAAAAACGTCGTTAAAGCTTAA
- a CDS encoding PAS domain-containing protein, with the protein MSKTKTALIPDKELSVIHIGLVGGGKLCKEMLEKTSFDYTQEEAYAFILAVADPDPETPGMVLARERGLLTFADYHQLYDPRYNIHLIITLRPENHILEDILKTRPLHIRVMAYHVFEVFWKAIDFKARKLKARNEEVETILNGIQDFITVITPDLDIIEANESFLSKMGYSRQDVIGRKCYQIFQQITQPCDTEELPCPLNEAIRNKQHCRQVRTRIGSNEERRHIEVNVYPVWEKGGKISKFIHISRDITEHKKQEEEITRRLEQMVAERTRQLQETHDKLLHQDKMASLGKLAASVVHEINNPIAGIWNLTKLMERIIAEEALDLKELDQFSRYLNLMETETLRISRIVSNLLSFCRESKMAFGKLNLNRLIEKTLFLNSNLLKISGVKVEMNLDPNLPEIVGSEDQLQQVFMNIMSNAAEAIEPVGSGVLNIETQHLASADKIAVSFHNTGSFIPPENSSRIFEPFFTTKKKGKGAGLGLSVAYGIIDEHNGTIFVESTKDKGVTFTVRLPLSSHQTG; encoded by the coding sequence ATGTCAAAAACAAAAACTGCGCTTATCCCGGACAAAGAGCTTTCGGTAATTCACATCGGCTTGGTCGGCGGTGGGAAATTATGTAAGGAAATGCTCGAAAAGACCTCTTTCGATTATACCCAGGAAGAGGCTTACGCCTTTATTCTCGCCGTGGCAGACCCTGATCCCGAGACTCCGGGCATGGTGCTCGCCCGGGAACGCGGCCTGCTGACGTTCGCCGACTATCACCAGTTGTACGACCCGCGCTACAACATCCACCTCATTATCACCCTGAGACCTGAAAATCATATCCTTGAAGATATTTTAAAGACCCGGCCGCTCCATATCCGCGTTATGGCCTACCACGTTTTTGAAGTCTTCTGGAAAGCCATCGATTTCAAAGCCCGCAAGTTAAAGGCCAGGAACGAAGAGGTGGAGACCATCTTAAACGGCATTCAGGACTTTATCACGGTGATTACCCCGGACTTGGATATTATCGAAGCTAATGAATCGTTCTTAAGTAAAATGGGTTATTCCCGCCAAGATGTTATCGGCCGAAAATGCTATCAAATCTTCCAGCAAATTACCCAGCCGTGCGACACCGAAGAGCTTCCCTGCCCTTTAAACGAAGCCATCCGCAACAAACAGCATTGCCGCCAGGTCCGCACCCGGATAGGGTCCAATGAAGAACGGCGTCATATCGAGGTCAATGTCTATCCTGTCTGGGAAAAGGGAGGCAAGATTTCCAAATTCATCCATATCAGCCGCGATATTACCGAGCACAAAAAGCAAGAGGAAGAAATCACCCGGCGCCTCGAGCAGATGGTCGCTGAAAGGACCCGGCAATTACAGGAAACTCACGACAAACTGCTGCATCAGGACAAAATGGCCTCTCTCGGCAAATTGGCGGCGTCGGTGGTCCATGAAATCAATAACCCCATTGCCGGAATATGGAACCTGACCAAGCTGATGGAACGGATTATTGCAGAAGAAGCCCTTGACCTGAAGGAGCTTGATCAATTCAGCCGATACCTGAATTTAATGGAAACCGAAACCCTGCGAATCAGCCGAATCGTCTCGAACCTTTTGTCTTTCTGCCGAGAATCCAAAATGGCGTTTGGCAAACTGAACCTTAACCGCCTGATCGAAAAAACGCTTTTCTTGAATTCGAATCTTCTTAAAATCAGCGGCGTCAAGGTCGAAATGAATCTTGATCCGAACCTGCCGGAGATTGTCGGCTCGGAAGATCAGCTTCAGCAGGTTTTTATGAATATTATGTCGAATGCCGCCGAAGCCATTGAACCCGTCGGCAGCGGAGTTTTAAATATTGAAACCCAGCATTTGGCAAGCGCCGATAAGATTGCGGTCAGTTTCCACAACACCGGCTCCTTCATACCGCCGGAAAATAGCTCTAGAATTTTCGAGCCCTTTTTTACCACCAAGAAAAAGGGCAAGGGGGCCGGGCTGGGACTTTCGGTTGCCTACGGCATTATTGACGAACATAACGGCACTATTTTTGTGGAATCAACCAAAGATAAAGGGGTTACCTTTACCGTCAGACTGCCCCTCAGCAGTCATCAAACAGGATAG
- a CDS encoding sigma-54-dependent Fis family transcriptional regulator produces the protein MSNIKILIVDDEQIMRESLAGWLERDGNLVATAASGEEALKKLSKSRFDILLVDIKMEGMSGLDVLRKVKESDPDVAIVMITAYGSIATAIEAMKNGAVDYLLKPFDPNVLGVLIDKITEHQAQAREILYHREQYKDRARFESMIGQSKSMQKIFDLIQDIAPTGSTVLISGETGTGKGLAAKAIHTNSPRCNGPFVAVNCGAIPRHLMESELFGHQKGAFTDAKETRKGRLELAHGGTLFLDEIGEISMRMQIDLLQVLEDRIFYRVGGTQPIEAHFRVIAATNQNLEDALKGGSFREDLYYRLNVISFKMPPLRERKEDIPLLAEQFVRRFSQETNRPIDKISREAMDEMMLYEWPGNVRELENAIERAVVVGKSRIIRAEDLPIFRPEHLTSPQSNTLKELEKNHIIQILNENQWNIARSSKVLGIDRSTLYSKIKRYQIKKPA, from the coding sequence ATGAGCAATATTAAAATCCTTATCGTCGATGATGAGCAGATCATGCGGGAGTCCCTGGCCGGGTGGCTTGAGCGCGACGGCAACCTTGTCGCTACGGCCGCCAGCGGCGAAGAGGCTTTGAAAAAATTATCAAAATCCCGCTTTGATATTCTGCTGGTGGACATCAAGATGGAAGGAATGAGCGGGTTGGATGTATTAAGAAAGGTCAAAGAAAGTGATCCGGATGTGGCCATTGTCATGATTACCGCTTACGGCTCCATTGCGACAGCCATCGAAGCCATGAAGAACGGTGCGGTTGATTATCTCCTCAAACCCTTTGATCCCAATGTACTGGGTGTGCTCATCGATAAGATCACCGAACATCAGGCCCAGGCACGCGAAATCCTCTACCATCGAGAACAATACAAAGACAGAGCCCGCTTCGAAAGCATGATCGGGCAGTCCAAATCCATGCAAAAGATCTTCGACCTTATTCAGGACATCGCGCCCACGGGCTCTACGGTGCTGATCAGCGGTGAGACCGGTACCGGCAAAGGATTGGCTGCCAAGGCCATTCATACCAACAGCCCCCGCTGTAACGGACCTTTTGTTGCGGTCAACTGCGGCGCCATTCCCAGGCACCTCATGGAAAGCGAACTGTTCGGCCATCAGAAAGGGGCTTTCACAGACGCCAAAGAAACCAGAAAAGGGCGGTTGGAACTGGCCCACGGCGGCACCCTCTTTTTGGATGAAATCGGTGAAATCAGCATGCGAATGCAGATTGACCTGTTGCAGGTGCTGGAAGACCGCATATTTTATCGGGTCGGGGGCACTCAGCCCATTGAAGCCCATTTCCGGGTGATCGCCGCCACCAACCAAAATCTTGAAGACGCCCTCAAGGGGGGAAGTTTTCGGGAAGATTTATATTACCGTCTGAATGTGATTTCCTTTAAAATGCCCCCGCTGCGCGAACGCAAAGAAGATATTCCCCTGCTTGCCGAACAATTCGTCCGTCGCTTTTCTCAAGAAACCAACAGGCCCATAGACAAGATCAGCCGGGAGGCCATGGATGAGATGATGCTTTACGAATGGCCCGGAAATGTAAGAGAACTGGAAAATGCCATCGAACGGGCCGTAGTTGTGGGCAAAAGCCGCATTATTCGAGCAGAGGATTTGCCCATTTTTCGTCCTGAACACTTAACTTCCCCCCAAAGCAACACGCTCAAGGAACTCGAAAAAAACCATATTATTCAAATCCTTAATGAGAATCAATGGAATATTGCCAGAAGTTCCAAAGTCTTGGGCATTGATCGTTCCACTCTGTACAGCAAAATCAAACGCTACCAGATAAAAAAGCCGGCTTGA
- a CDS encoding peptidase M54 codes for MLVIKWKRSDCLSFQSEHSILISPVEDFNPDLLELISRDVQRLFGYRTEIMSLLQDVGFALDPGRDQHHSTLILEKLAGLAPARVIKVLAVTRVDLFIPILTHVYGEAQIGGRACILSTHRLNEGLAMSAREIFNQRVVKETIHELGHTFNLRHCQEHACIMHYCRSIKDVDRKADQLCRYCRILLADELKRLAAT; via the coding sequence GTGCTGGTTATAAAATGGAAAAGATCCGACTGCTTGAGCTTCCAATCCGAACATAGCATCTTGATTTCTCCGGTCGAAGATTTCAATCCCGATCTTTTAGAGTTAATCAGCAGGGATGTCCAACGACTATTTGGCTATCGCACCGAAATAATGTCTCTTTTACAGGATGTGGGGTTCGCTCTGGATCCGGGCCGCGACCAGCATCATTCCACCTTGATTCTGGAAAAATTGGCTGGCTTAGCACCGGCCAGGGTCATTAAGGTCCTTGCCGTTACCCGTGTAGACTTGTTCATTCCCATCTTGACCCACGTTTATGGAGAAGCGCAGATAGGGGGCAGGGCTTGCATCCTCTCAACACACCGGCTCAACGAAGGCCTTGCCATGAGTGCCCGTGAAATTTTTAATCAACGCGTTGTCAAAGAAACCATTCACGAACTGGGCCATACGTTTAATCTTCGCCATTGTCAGGAGCACGCCTGCATTATGCATTACTGCCGCAGCATTAAAGATGTGGACCGAAAGGCTGATCAGTTGTGCCGATATTGCCGGATTCTGCTTGCAGATGAATTAAAACGTCTGGCAGCGACCTAA